From Nicotiana tabacum cultivar K326 chromosome 22, ASM71507v2, whole genome shotgun sequence, one genomic window encodes:
- the LOC107785013 gene encoding pentatricopeptide repeat-containing protein At3g63370, chloroplastic-like: MQQGVAKDMAASGMIQNMSLFSSSHPLSTNNQKAPTFKISRVSQKPAIIPSLKQICRQGNFKDSFFTLSNLIAHENTSQKCLYEAYSLLFEICASEKTLLHGQQIHAHVLKLDVLRADSVFLNTKIVFMYGKCGSIGDAEKVFDRMTERSIFTWNAMIGACVVNGVPFRALELYKDMRFLGVSLDAHSISSTIKAISQLEFLYCGREIHGLAIKLGLISNVFVLNSLVTMYTKCDDIRAATFLFNGMCESEDTVSWNSMISAYVMNGMNQEALSLSVEMLNASVEPTTYTFVGALQACEETKFGKLGVEIHAAVLKFGYSLDTYVVNALLMMYIKNNRLDEAAKIFFHMQEKDNISWNSMISGYVQNGLYDEAISLFHEMKNAGHKPDHVSLVSMLVASGRQGNLLNGMEIHAFSLRNCLDSDLQVGNTLVDMYAKCGKLDYMDSVFDRMLHRDNVSWTTIIAAYAQNNFPWKAVQSFREVQTEGSNIDDALMIGSVLLACTELRCNLLAKEIHCYVIKRGLYDPVIQKTLVSVYGDCGNVDYANSIFRLSEVKDVVSFTSIMCSYVRNGLANEALELGLYMNELEIEADSIAVLSMLTAAADLASLRKGTEIHGFLVRKGLLMHDSIRSSLIDMYACCGTLENSYKVFNHLKNKDPVCWTSMINACGLHGCGREAIDIFTMMEKENIQPDHITFLAVLRACSHAALVEDGKRMFKIMQSKYALEPWPEHYACLVDLLGRANYLEEAFQIVKTMNLEDIPAVWCALLGACRVYSNKKLGEIAAKKLLELEPKNPGNYILVSNVYAAIDRWDDVEDVRVTMKGKGLKKDPACSWIEVGDKVHAFVAQDKSHPECDRIYEKLAHLTEKLEKEAGYVAQTKCVLQNVEEKEKVKLLKGHSERLAIAYGLLASTDRNPIRITKNLRVCSDCHAFSKLASKFLERGIIVRDAKRFHHFRDGVCSCGDFW; the protein is encoded by the coding sequence ATGCAACAGGGCGTGGCAAAAGATATGGCTGCCAGTGGGATGATCCAAAACATGTCTTTGTTTTCCTCATCACACCCCTTATCAACGAATAATCAGAAAGCTCCAACATTCAAAATCTCCCGCGTGTCTCAAAAACCCGCCATAATCCCTTCTCTCAAACAAATTTGCCGGCAAGGCAACTTCAAGGATTCATTTTTTACTCTCTCTAATTTAATTGCTCATGAAAACACATCCCAAAAATGTTTATACGAAGCTTACTCACTGCTATTCGAGATTTGTGCGTCGGAAAAAACCTTATTACATGGCCAACAAATTCATGCCCATGTTCTCAAATTGGATGTATTACGTGCTGATTCGGTATTCTTGAACACCAAAATTGTCTTCATGTATGGGAAATGTGGGTCAATTGGAGACGCCGAGAAGGTGTTTGATAGAATGACTGAAAGGTCCATTTTCACTTGGAATGCCATGATTGGTGCTTGTGTTGTAAATGGGGTACCTTTTAGAGCACTTGAGTTGTACAAGGATATGCGTTTCTTGGGTGTTTCGTTAGATGCCCATTCTATTTCTAGTACAATTAAAGCAATTAGTCAGCTCGAATTTTTGTACTGTGGAAGGGAAATACATGGTCTTGCAATAAAACTTGGTCTTATTTCGAATGTGTTCGTGCTGAACTCACTAGTGACCATGTACACCAAGTGCGATGATATCAGGGCAGCAACATTCTTGTTCAATGGAATGTGCGAAAGTGAGGATACTGTGTCGTGGAATTCTATGATTTCCGCTTACGTTATGAATGGGATGAATCAGGAAGCTTTAAGTCTCTCTGTAGAAATGCTGAATGCCAGTGTCGAACCCACCACATATACTTTTGTTGGTGCTCTTCAAGCATGCGAGGAGACAAAATTTGGAAAACTTGGGGTAGAGATTCACGCTGCTGTTCTGAAATTCGGTTATTCTCTTGATACATACGTTGTGAATGCTTTGCTAATGATGTACATAAAAAACAATAGATTAGATGAAGCTGCTAAAATATTCTTCCATATGCAAGAAAAGGACAACATTTCTTGGAATTCCATGATATCAGGATATGTACAGAATGGACTTTACGATGAAGCAATTAGTTTGTTTCATGAGATGAAGAATGCAGGTCACAAACCTGACCACGTCTCACTTGTGAGTATGCTTGTTGCATCTGGAAGACAGGGAAATTTGTTAAATGGGATGGAAATTCATGCCTTTTCACTGCGAAATTGTTTGGATAGTGATTTGCAGGTTGGCAATACTCTTGTAGATATGTATGCCAAGTGTGGCAAGTTAGATTACATGGACTCTGTCTTTGATAGGATGCTGCATAGAGATAATGTCTCTTGGACAACAATTATTGCCGCTTATGCTCAGAATAATTTTCCTTGGAAGGCCGTGCAATCATTTCGCGAGGTACAGACAGAAGGAAGCAATATTGATGATGCCCTGATGATTGGAAGTGTCCTCCTTGCTTGTACTGAGTTGAGGTGCAACTTACTTGCAAAAGAAATTCACTGTTACGTGATTAAAAGAGGGCTATATGATCCTGTTATACAAAAAACTCTTGTGAGTGTTTATGGAGATTGTGGGAATGTGGACTATGCAAATAGTATTTTTAGGTTGAGTGAAGTTAAAGATGTCGTGTCCTTTACAAGCATAATGTGTAGTTATGTTCGTAATGGACTTGCCAATGAGGCTCTTGAGCTCGGGCTCTATATGAATGAATTGGAAATTGAGGCAGATTCCATTGCAGTCCTAAGCATGctcactgctgctgctgatttggCTTCCTTAAGGAAAGGAACAGAGATTCATGGATTTTTAGTTAGAAAAGGCCTCCTTATGCATGATTCCATTAGAAGCTCTCTAATAGATATGTATGCCTGCTGTGGGACTCTGGAGAACTCATATAAGGTGTTTAATCATTTAAAGAACAAAGATCCGGTTTGTTGGACAAGCATGATAAATGCTTGTGGATTACATGGATGTGGTAGGGAAGCCATTGATATATTCACGATGATGGAGAAGGAAAATATTCAGCCAGATCACATAACGTTCTTGGCTGTTCTTCGTGCGTGTAGCCATGCAGCACTAGTAGAAGATGGCAAAAGGATGTTCAAAATAATGCAAAGCAAGTATGCTTTGGAGCCTTGGCCAGAACACTATGCGTGTTTAGTTGATTTGCTTGGCCGTGCAAATTACTTAGAAGAGGCCTTTCAAATTGTTAAAACAATGAACTTGGAGGATATACCAGCTGTCTGGTGTGCTCTCCTTGGTGCTTGTCGGGTATACTCCAATAAAAAGTTAGGAGAAATTGCAGCAAAGAAGCTTCTTGAACTTGAACCGAAGAATCCAGGAAATTACATTCTTGTATCTAATGTGTATGCTGCAATAGATAGATGGGACGATGTGGAAGACGTCAGAGTAACAATGAAAGGAAAAGGGCTGAAGAAAGATCCAGCATGTAGTTGGATAGAGGTAGGAGATAAGGTTCATGCCTTTGTTGCCCAAGACAAGTCGCACCCGGAGTGTGATAGGATTTATGAAAAATTAGCCCATCTAACCGAGAAATTGGAGAAAGAAGCAGGTTATGTGGCTCAAACCAAGTGTGTTTTGCAAAATGTGGAGGAGAAAGAAAAGGTCAAGTTGCTTAAAGGACACAGTGAAAGACTAGCTATTGCATATGGTTTACTTGCTAGTACTGATCGAAACCCCATCCGAATCACAAAAAATCTTCGCGTCTGTAGTGATTGCCATGCTTTCAGCAAGCTAGCTTCAAAGTTCCTAGAGCGAGGAATTATAGTTAGAGACGCCAAAAGATTTCACCATTTCAGGGATGGGGTATGTTCCTGTGGAGATTTCTGGTGA